The following proteins are encoded in a genomic region of Thioclava nitratireducens:
- a CDS encoding ABC transporter substrate-binding protein, with amino-acid sequence MTSTNRRTFMKGTAALGAAALGSGMHPWTRWAQAQDLSNQALRTTGLSTTVQDRILEKFQKASGVGSVSGTPATFPDSQTKILSGASDFDTWEIIAERLPALIATDNVETIPVSAVPNWANIRDTFTKVNPKWERRSQIVGQIWADDAQTELYMVPAVYNYDSIGYNPDVLTDEEANTWTAIFDDKWRGKSGLNVDPLIAFGQAILAMNSLGMLEVENPGNPSVSDIDEATKFLISKKKGGQFRALWGDFGELVNLMASGEMVVCDAWQPAVMAVKAQGKPAKYARPKEGYRAWAIGPSMLKGTPNREAVIAYANFWLSGEPGITVTEQGYYSPSTNIKKVMDPKKYAFWYEGQPWEGEPERGINPGDLRDGGSLEERAANVAYWHQWPDEYDHLIQRWDEFLNA; translated from the coding sequence ATGACGTCAACGAACCGTCGGACCTTCATGAAAGGCACCGCCGCGCTCGGCGCGGCAGCGCTGGGGTCGGGTATGCACCCATGGACCCGCTGGGCTCAGGCACAGGATTTGTCTAATCAGGCACTTCGAACGACCGGCCTTTCGACCACGGTGCAGGATCGCATCCTCGAGAAATTCCAGAAAGCAAGCGGCGTCGGCTCGGTCTCCGGCACACCGGCGACCTTCCCGGATTCGCAGACCAAGATTCTTTCGGGCGCGTCGGACTTCGACACCTGGGAAATCATCGCCGAGCGTCTGCCCGCGCTGATCGCTACTGACAATGTCGAGACCATTCCAGTTTCGGCGGTTCCGAACTGGGCCAACATCCGCGACACCTTCACTAAGGTGAACCCCAAATGGGAACGGCGGTCCCAGATCGTCGGGCAGATTTGGGCGGATGATGCGCAGACCGAGCTTTACATGGTTCCAGCGGTCTACAACTACGACTCCATCGGCTATAACCCCGATGTTCTGACGGACGAGGAAGCCAATACTTGGACCGCGATCTTCGACGACAAGTGGCGGGGTAAATCGGGCCTCAACGTCGACCCGCTGATCGCATTTGGGCAAGCCATCCTCGCTATGAATTCCTTGGGCATGCTGGAGGTTGAAAACCCGGGCAATCCCAGCGTCTCGGACATCGACGAAGCGACCAAATTTTTGATCTCAAAGAAGAAAGGCGGTCAATTCCGTGCGCTTTGGGGTGATTTCGGTGAACTGGTGAACCTCATGGCCTCGGGCGAGATGGTTGTGTGTGACGCTTGGCAGCCCGCAGTCATGGCCGTCAAGGCGCAGGGCAAGCCCGCGAAATATGCGCGTCCGAAAGAGGGCTATCGCGCCTGGGCTATCGGTCCGTCGATGCTCAAGGGCACGCCGAACCGCGAAGCGGTGATCGCCTATGCGAATTTCTGGCTGTCCGGTGAACCAGGCATCACCGTGACTGAGCAGGGCTACTATTCGCCTTCGACCAACATCAAAAAGGTGATGGATCCGAAGAAATACGCCTTCTGGTACGAGGGACAGCCGTGGGAAGGTGAACCGGAGCGCGGCATCAACCCTGGCGACCTGCGTGATGGCGGATCGCTTGAGGAGCGTGCTGCGAACGTCGCCTACTGGCATCAGTGGCCCGATGAGTATGACCACCTGATCCAGCGCTGGGACGAGTTCCTTAACGCCTGA
- a CDS encoding ABC transporter permease gives MKTTSKETLSTPVFGADASAVSPAVMRETKDRRRAFLLLTPGVLWMLLFMLLPLGMVIYVSFWTQTTFAVKPELTTASWERFLSSSTYLTAIGTTLRVWVIVLLATLIVGYPVALFIGLFVKNRTLQTALLVACVIPFWTSFLIRVIAWRPMLGTEGAINIILMKLGIISEPLSFLLFSEFSVIVGMTQIYCVFMVGPITFMIARIDESVIEAARDLGASFGTIFRRIVLPLSLPGVIVGTIFVSVMVLGEFATAASLSGRKVNLLGNIIVSQVGSLKWAFAAVAGVVLTIIITAVIALALRVVDLRKEM, from the coding sequence ATGAAAACGACCAGCAAAGAAACGCTTAGTACGCCAGTCTTTGGCGCTGATGCGTCAGCCGTCAGCCCTGCCGTCATGCGAGAGACCAAGGATCGGCGCCGGGCCTTCCTGCTTTTGACCCCTGGCGTGCTTTGGATGCTGCTTTTCATGCTGCTGCCGTTGGGGATGGTGATTTACGTGTCCTTCTGGACGCAGACCACCTTCGCGGTGAAGCCCGAGCTGACCACCGCAAGCTGGGAACGTTTCCTGAGTTCTTCCACCTACCTGACAGCAATCGGCACTACGCTCAGGGTCTGGGTCATCGTGCTTCTCGCGACGCTGATCGTGGGCTACCCGGTCGCGCTTTTCATCGGTCTCTTCGTCAAGAACAGGACGCTCCAGACAGCCCTTCTGGTGGCTTGCGTGATCCCCTTTTGGACATCGTTTCTGATCCGCGTGATCGCGTGGCGCCCGATGCTCGGCACAGAAGGGGCGATCAACATCATTCTGATGAAGCTCGGCATCATATCCGAGCCTCTGAGTTTCCTGCTCTTCTCGGAGTTCTCGGTCATCGTGGGCATGACGCAGATCTACTGCGTGTTCATGGTTGGTCCAATCACGTTCATGATAGCCCGCATAGACGAGTCGGTGATCGAGGCCGCGCGCGATCTTGGCGCGTCATTCGGGACGATCTTCCGGCGCATCGTTCTGCCCCTGTCCCTTCCAGGCGTGATCGTGGGCACGATCTTCGTTTCGGTCATGGTCTTGGGTGAGTTCGCTACCGCAGCATCCCTGTCGGGTCGGAAGGTCAATCTTCTGGGCAACATCATCGTCAGCCAAGTCGGATCGCTCAAATGGGCCTTCGCCGCCGTCGCAGGCGTGGTGCTGACAATCATCATCACTGCGGTCATTGCGCTCGCCTTGCGCGTCGTTGACCTCCGGAAGGAGATGTAA
- a CDS encoding ABC transporter substrate-binding protein, with translation MEQDFVTAQRTAAMRSDSYDVYDQCFHNLDIVWHWRAIQPIEISRIDAWEEMSDLARCVGANGTGGGLGDTPASRLYVQPDSTLSANPTGRISMLPTVYNFDSFAINQGEAALDVDRDVVSWSELLNPRWQGRVALVDEPAIGAFDLTMALVAAGRMEVRDLGNMTVEEIDEMYGHAVELVNSGHFAPFWRRASEPVDRFSDGDLCISSIWSPSVVAMKARGMKVRQASPTEGYRAWHGGLCLAQHLQGKRLDMAYAWFNWFLDGWAGACMARQGYYMSVPERVRAVLDSDEWDYWYEGKPAARNLPDPHGREAIRAGDVRSGGSYRARAKHIAVWNSAMDEHNFLVRRWNKIIELAEARRARRRADCPRSVSAN, from the coding sequence ATGGAACAGGACTTCGTGACCGCCCAGCGAACGGCGGCGATGCGATCAGATTCCTATGATGTGTATGACCAGTGCTTTCACAACCTCGATATCGTCTGGCACTGGCGCGCGATTCAACCGATCGAGATTTCCCGGATCGACGCTTGGGAGGAGATGAGCGATCTTGCTCGTTGTGTTGGCGCCAACGGGACGGGCGGCGGTTTAGGCGACACACCCGCCAGCCGTCTATATGTGCAACCCGACTCCACCTTGTCGGCGAACCCGACGGGGCGGATCTCGATGCTACCTACGGTCTACAACTTCGACAGTTTCGCCATCAATCAGGGTGAGGCGGCGCTGGACGTGGATCGCGACGTCGTCAGCTGGTCCGAATTGCTCAACCCGCGTTGGCAAGGGCGCGTCGCATTGGTGGATGAACCCGCGATCGGGGCGTTCGACCTGACTATGGCGCTTGTTGCAGCTGGCCGCATGGAGGTGCGCGACCTGGGCAACATGACGGTAGAAGAAATTGATGAGATGTATGGCCACGCAGTGGAGCTGGTCAATTCTGGGCATTTCGCCCCGTTCTGGCGGCGAGCGTCGGAACCCGTTGACCGGTTCTCGGATGGTGACCTGTGCATTTCGTCAATCTGGTCGCCCTCTGTGGTGGCAATGAAAGCGCGCGGCATGAAGGTGCGCCAGGCGTCCCCGACCGAGGGTTACCGCGCCTGGCATGGCGGGCTTTGTCTGGCGCAGCATTTGCAGGGGAAACGGCTGGACATGGCCTATGCTTGGTTCAACTGGTTCCTCGACGGCTGGGCGGGGGCATGCATGGCGCGGCAGGGCTATTACATGTCTGTCCCTGAACGCGTGCGCGCGGTACTGGATTCGGACGAGTGGGATTACTGGTACGAGGGCAAGCCCGCCGCGCGCAATCTGCCCGATCCTCACGGGCGGGAGGCGATCCGCGCGGGCGATGTCCGCTCGGGCGGCTCCTACCGGGCGCGCGCTAAGCATATCGCGGTCTGGAATAGCGCCATGGACGAGCACAACTTCCTGGTGCGCCGCTGGAACAAAATAATCGAACTGGCGGAGGCGCGCCGCGCGCGCCGGCGGGCGGACTGTCCGCGTAGCGTTTCCGCGAATTGA
- a CDS encoding helix-turn-helix domain-containing protein: MIISSGGSATPGGRDKWQKMVSEAYFPLDTECLDRQAFRGEMQQWSLGVIGLSRIDCDGVLYQRKRHHFLNETESSLLIAIPENDEVQYSQNQRRTCCKPGSFIVERSDAPYEYWHARRNIQWVLKVPSANVRARIGPSERLGGLIFDGRHGVAGYFLSSMRAAISHIEQLDYSARETAGSHLLEMLCLAIRSDERVLDSTTSTVRAAHLYRAEQFIRENLKDPNLSPQSVARACGISLRYLQQLFSDAGPSVNGYIRDRRLTRCSEELRAQGAGATVAEIAYRWGFADQAQFSRHYKAKFGCTPTETRKEAGRLRRAM; the protein is encoded by the coding sequence ATGATCATCAGTAGTGGAGGGTCCGCCACGCCGGGCGGACGCGATAAATGGCAGAAGATGGTGTCCGAGGCCTATTTCCCCCTCGACACGGAATGCCTTGATCGCCAAGCGTTCCGTGGCGAGATGCAGCAATGGTCGCTGGGCGTGATCGGGCTGTCCCGGATAGATTGTGACGGGGTTCTCTACCAGCGCAAGCGTCATCACTTCCTGAACGAGACCGAAAGCTCGCTCCTGATTGCTATCCCGGAAAACGATGAAGTGCAGTATTCGCAGAACCAAAGGCGGACCTGCTGCAAGCCGGGCAGCTTCATCGTCGAGCGCAGTGACGCGCCGTATGAATACTGGCATGCGCGCCGCAATATCCAGTGGGTGCTGAAGGTGCCTTCAGCCAACGTGCGCGCGCGGATCGGCCCCTCCGAGCGGCTGGGCGGGCTTATCTTCGACGGGCGGCATGGCGTGGCCGGCTATTTCCTTAGCAGCATGCGAGCCGCCATTTCCCATATTGAGCAACTCGACTATTCGGCGCGCGAGACGGCCGGAAGCCATCTGCTGGAAATGCTTTGTCTTGCGATACGCAGTGACGAGCGCGTACTCGACAGCACTACATCGACGGTGCGGGCCGCGCATCTTTACCGAGCCGAGCAGTTCATCCGCGAAAACCTGAAGGATCCGAACCTGTCCCCGCAAAGCGTTGCGCGGGCCTGCGGAATCTCTTTGCGCTACCTGCAACAACTCTTTTCTGACGCGGGCCCATCCGTCAACGGCTATATCCGCGACCGCCGCCTGACCCGTTGCTCGGAAGAGCTGCGCGCCCAGGGAGCGGGCGCAACCGTCGCCGAGATCGCATATCGCTGGGGTTTTGCCGACCAGGCCCAGTTTTCAAGGCATTACAAGGCGAAGTTCGGATGCACGCCGACGGAAACGCGTAAGGAGGCGGGACGCCTCCGCAGGGCAATGTAA
- a CDS encoding polysaccharide deacetylase family protein: protein MAKDILVGFGIDVDAVAGWLGSYGGEDSPDDISRGLFAGEVGSPRLLDLFDKTGLKTTWFIPGHSAETFPEQMHDVAKRGHEIGIHGYSHENPIAMTREQEEAVLDKGIELVTKISGKRPTGYVAPWWEFSNVTNELLLKKGIKYDHSLMHNDFTPYRVRVGDKWTKIDYSAKPEDWMKPLVRGEETDLIEIPANWYLDDLPPMMFIKKSPNSHGFVNPRDIEQMWRDQFDWVYRNMDYAVFPITIHPDVSGRPQVLMMLERLIAHIKSHEGVRFVTMNEMADDYDKRFPRG, encoded by the coding sequence ATGGCAAAGGATATTCTGGTCGGCTTCGGCATCGACGTGGACGCGGTTGCGGGCTGGCTTGGCTCATATGGCGGGGAGGACAGCCCCGACGACATCTCGCGTGGTCTTTTCGCAGGCGAGGTCGGCTCGCCGCGGCTTCTCGACCTCTTCGACAAAACGGGACTGAAAACCACTTGGTTCATTCCGGGCCACTCCGCCGAAACCTTCCCCGAGCAGATGCACGATGTCGCAAAGCGTGGCCACGAAATTGGGATTCATGGCTATAGTCATGAAAACCCGATCGCGATGACGCGGGAGCAGGAAGAGGCGGTGCTCGATAAGGGGATTGAACTGGTCACCAAAATCTCGGGTAAGCGCCCCACCGGCTATGTCGCCCCGTGGTGGGAGTTCTCCAACGTCACGAACGAGCTGCTACTCAAAAAGGGTATTAAGTACGACCACTCGCTGATGCACAACGACTTCACTCCCTACCGGGTGCGCGTTGGCGACAAGTGGACGAAAATTGACTATTCCGCCAAGCCCGAGGACTGGATGAAGCCGCTGGTACGCGGCGAGGAGACGGACCTCATTGAGATCCCGGCGAACTGGTATCTCGACGATCTGCCGCCGATGATGTTCATCAAGAAGTCGCCCAACAGCCATGGTTTCGTGAACCCGCGCGACATTGAGCAGATGTGGCGCGACCAGTTTGATTGGGTTTACCGAAATATGGATTACGCGGTCTTCCCGATCACTATCCACCCCGACGTGTCGGGCCGCCCGCAGGTGCTGATGATGCTCGAGCGCTTGATTGCGCACATTAAGTCGCATGAAGGCGTGCGCTTCGTTACGATGAATGAAATGGCGGACGACTACGACAAGCGCTTCCCGCGAGGCTGA
- a CDS encoding CobW family GTP-binding protein: MIPVTLLTGFLGSGKTTLLQRLLTDPGMARAAVLINEFGEVGLDHHLLDRIDDNVVLMKSGCICCTVRGEVADALMNLHSLLTRGEIDFDRVVIETTGLADPYPVLQTLRAHPVLRSHFDNGGVLTTVDAVNATRQVEHRAEAVRQIAAADRIVLTKTDLAEDGEIAALRATLSRLNPSARVLTNMDAADAIVRDLDPGVPPLPEAEKIDGHHHHHDHDLNEDLGVVTFSLTVEENVDWTDFGIWLTLLLHRYGDRIFRFKGILAIAGEERPVAVHGVQHLVHAPVHMEHWPEGARVSRMVFILEGLDPERIRRSFAAFMRLKSVKAVA, translated from the coding sequence ATGATTCCGGTTACGCTGCTCACCGGCTTCCTGGGATCCGGGAAAACCACGCTCCTGCAGCGTCTCTTGACCGATCCGGGAATGGCCCGCGCTGCGGTGCTGATAAACGAATTCGGCGAGGTGGGGCTGGATCACCATTTGCTGGACCGTATCGACGACAATGTCGTGCTTATGAAATCCGGCTGCATCTGCTGCACCGTGCGCGGTGAGGTAGCCGACGCATTGATGAACCTTCACAGCCTACTGACGCGGGGCGAGATCGACTTCGACCGTGTCGTGATCGAGACGACCGGGCTGGCTGATCCCTACCCGGTGCTTCAGACGCTGCGCGCACATCCCGTGCTGCGCAGCCACTTCGATAACGGAGGCGTTCTGACTACGGTCGATGCCGTCAATGCGACACGCCAGGTCGAGCATCGAGCCGAGGCCGTGCGCCAGATCGCGGCAGCCGACCGGATTGTTCTGACTAAGACGGATCTGGCAGAGGATGGAGAGATCGCTGCGCTGCGGGCGACGCTCTCGCGGTTGAATCCCTCGGCGCGGGTGCTAACCAACATGGACGCAGCGGATGCGATAGTCCGCGATCTCGATCCCGGCGTGCCGCCGCTGCCGGAGGCGGAGAAAATCGACGGGCATCATCACCACCATGATCACGACCTAAATGAAGACCTGGGTGTCGTGACGTTTTCCTTGACCGTCGAGGAAAACGTGGACTGGACCGATTTTGGCATCTGGCTCACGCTTTTGTTGCACCGCTATGGTGACCGCATATTCCGGTTTAAGGGGATTCTGGCCATCGCCGGCGAGGAGCGACCGGTGGCAGTTCACGGGGTGCAGCACCTGGTTCATGCGCCGGTCCATATGGAACACTGGCCGGAGGGTGCGCGGGTTTCGCGGATGGTTTTTATCCTCGAGGGGCTTGATCCCGAACGCATCCGTCGTTCATTTGCGGCTTTCATGCGTTTGAAGAGTGTGAAAGCCGTAGCCTGA
- a CDS encoding ABC transporter ATP-binding protein, with protein sequence MLYDLELKSVGKTYPDGTVAVSDFDLKVEKGEFVAFLGPSGCGKSTTLRMIAGFEEITNGEIFIMGQNISHTPPEKRPTSMIFQNYALFPHMTVRQNIAFGLDIKGVPKSEKDRKVDRILDMFDLTEFADRKADKLSGGQRQRIALARGLVVEPEILLLDEPLGALDANLRRIIQNELKLLQRDLGITFVFVTHAQSEALGLSDRVVVMSNGVVEQISAPKELYTRPATPFVAEFIGSNTIIEGKPAQGGDQGLRLIETPYGPISGVGAAGANLAVIPAEAFNLGLRNTPGEIRLEGTVTAKQLVGSIGYLRVKLSDGREIDAETHVGALEAHSYSPGSPVTLGIDPTSVTLIHN encoded by the coding sequence ATGCTCTACGATCTTGAACTTAAATCGGTCGGCAAGACCTACCCCGACGGCACGGTCGCCGTGTCGGATTTCGACCTCAAAGTCGAGAAGGGTGAATTCGTGGCCTTCCTTGGGCCATCGGGCTGCGGAAAGTCTACCACTTTGCGGATGATTGCCGGCTTCGAGGAGATCACGAACGGCGAAATCTTCATCATGGGGCAGAACATCTCGCACACGCCGCCGGAAAAGCGCCCGACATCCATGATTTTCCAAAACTACGCGCTGTTCCCGCACATGACGGTTCGCCAGAACATCGCCTTCGGGCTGGACATCAAGGGCGTGCCGAAGTCCGAGAAGGATCGCAAGGTTGATCGAATCCTCGACATGTTCGATCTGACCGAATTCGCGGACCGCAAGGCCGACAAGCTTTCCGGCGGGCAGCGCCAGCGAATTGCGCTTGCCCGCGGCCTTGTGGTCGAACCAGAGATCCTGCTGCTCGACGAACCGTTAGGGGCGCTGGACGCCAACCTGCGGCGCATCATCCAGAACGAGCTGAAATTGCTTCAGCGCGATCTGGGGATCACCTTCGTCTTTGTAACCCACGCGCAATCGGAGGCACTGGGCCTGTCGGACCGCGTCGTGGTCATGTCGAACGGCGTGGTCGAGCAAATCTCGGCGCCGAAAGAGCTTTACACGCGCCCGGCGACGCCCTTCGTGGCCGAATTCATCGGCTCGAACACGATCATCGAAGGCAAGCCCGCGCAGGGCGGCGACCAAGGATTGCGGCTGATTGAAACGCCATATGGCCCTATTTCGGGAGTCGGCGCAGCCGGCGCCAACCTTGCGGTGATCCCCGCTGAAGCCTTCAACCTCGGCCTGCGTAATACGCCCGGCGAGATCAGGCTTGAAGGCACCGTGACCGCCAAGCAGCTCGTCGGCTCCATCGGGTATCTCAGGGTCAAGCTCAGCGACGGTCGCGAGATTGACGCGGAAACCCATGTCGGCGCGCTTGAGGCGCACAGCTATTCGCCCGGTTCACCCGTGACCTTGGGGATCGACCCCACGTCGGTCACGCTGATCCATAACTGA
- a CDS encoding asparaginase: MKNVTLIATGGTIASTAERAGGPVNANVAAHRLLDSLHERPDGITVQVEDFEAVGSYALDLETVHRLCTRIGEVLADDAVDGVVVTHGTDTMEESAFLADLLVRSDKPVVFTGAQRHAGAPDTDGPRNIADAIRCAASEGLRGQGAVILFEGDLHAAREVTKAHSSRVDTFRSPGLGKLGEVDDGAVYLYRRSLARSHVEAPRLDPGVELILLGLGSTPDYLDYCASAGKSGVVLSAFGRGNAPSGFAERIARLTEAGVPVVVASRCAEGRTLPVYGKDSGGRTLQEAGVIFAGSLSPIKARLLLSALLGGGAGDAEIRAAFEGAGSLV, encoded by the coding sequence ATGAAGAACGTCACACTTATCGCGACCGGGGGCACAATCGCTTCAACTGCCGAGCGCGCAGGTGGGCCGGTGAATGCCAACGTCGCCGCGCATCGGCTGCTGGATAGCCTGCATGAACGGCCTGATGGGATCACTGTGCAGGTCGAGGATTTCGAGGCAGTCGGCAGCTATGCGTTGGACCTGGAAACTGTGCATCGTCTGTGCACCCGGATTGGCGAGGTGCTTGCCGACGATGCCGTGGACGGGGTCGTGGTCACGCACGGTACTGACACCATGGAAGAAAGCGCGTTTCTCGCCGATCTCCTGGTCCGTTCGGACAAGCCTGTGGTCTTTACCGGCGCTCAGCGCCATGCGGGCGCGCCCGATACTGATGGGCCGCGTAACATTGCGGATGCCATCCGCTGTGCAGCCTCGGAGGGGCTGCGAGGGCAGGGTGCGGTTATCCTTTTCGAGGGGGATCTTCACGCCGCCCGCGAGGTGACGAAGGCGCACAGCTCGCGTGTCGATACTTTCCGCTCGCCCGGCTTGGGCAAGCTGGGCGAGGTTGATGACGGTGCTGTATATCTTTATCGCCGTTCGCTGGCCCGGTCCCATGTCGAGGCGCCGAGGCTCGATCCAGGGGTCGAGCTAATTCTTTTGGGACTCGGCAGCACGCCGGATTACCTCGATTACTGCGCGTCGGCGGGCAAGTCTGGCGTTGTGCTGTCCGCTTTTGGCAGGGGGAATGCCCCGAGCGGTTTCGCTGAACGTATCGCGCGTCTGACGGAGGCCGGTGTGCCCGTTGTTGTCGCCTCGCGCTGCGCCGAAGGCCGGACACTGCCCGTTTACGGTAAAGATTCGGGCGGGCGGACATTGCAGGAAGCCGGCGTAATCTTTGCAGGAAGTCTCTCGCCCATCAAGGCGCGCTTACTGTTGAGCGCATTGCTCGGGGGCGGTGCCGGTGATGCCGAGATCCGCGCGGCTTTCGAAGGGGCGGGTAGTCTCGTCTGA
- a CDS encoding SDR family NAD(P)-dependent oxidoreductase — MIALVTGAGSGIGAAIAERLARDGYRVAVNDLHLEAAEKVTAGIRAAGGQANAFAADVSDEAAVDAMMHRVRKEMGAPGIVVNNAGFGHQAPFVDILPAEFDRMFAVHVRGTYLVTRAALPAMLKAGEGIIVNVASQLGQIGGVELAHYSGAKAAIIGMTKSLAREVSARGVRVNAIAPGPINTPLVEGLSEDWKSAKRAELPLGRFGEPAEIGGVVSFLCSDDAALFVGQTLGPNSGDVML, encoded by the coding sequence ATGATTGCCTTGGTGACAGGCGCCGGCTCCGGCATCGGCGCGGCGATTGCTGAACGGCTGGCGCGCGACGGCTACCGGGTCGCTGTTAACGACCTTCACCTTGAGGCCGCCGAAAAGGTGACCGCCGGAATCCGGGCCGCAGGCGGCCAAGCGAATGCCTTCGCAGCCGATGTCAGCGACGAGGCCGCGGTCGATGCGATGATGCACCGCGTGAGGAAGGAAATGGGAGCGCCGGGCATCGTAGTGAACAATGCGGGGTTCGGGCATCAGGCGCCGTTCGTCGATATTCTGCCAGCTGAGTTCGACCGCATGTTCGCGGTGCATGTCCGCGGAACCTATCTGGTGACCCGTGCCGCCCTGCCTGCAATGCTCAAGGCCGGCGAGGGGATCATCGTCAACGTGGCGTCCCAGCTCGGCCAGATCGGCGGTGTGGAGCTGGCCCATTATTCGGGCGCTAAGGCCGCGATCATCGGAATGACGAAATCTCTGGCGCGCGAAGTGTCGGCGCGGGGGGTGCGGGTTAATGCTATCGCGCCTGGTCCAATTAATACGCCACTGGTCGAGGGGCTGTCGGAAGACTGGAAAAGCGCCAAGCGGGCCGAGCTCCCACTGGGACGGTTCGGCGAACCCGCAGAGATCGGTGGCGTGGTGTCCTTTCTTTGTTCGGATGATGCCGCACTATTCGTGGGTCAGACGCTGGGGCCGAATTCTGGGGACGTGATGCTGTGA
- a CDS encoding SDR family NAD(P)-dependent oxidoreductase has translation MDRRVVILTGAGIGIGRASAKKFAAQGDHVVVTDVLTDEGAATAAEIVNAGGSAEFMPLDVRDTAAADALVADVAERHGRIDVIVANAGIAHRVPIAEMTDEKWDMTFDIDLKGMLRVIRPSLPVMKEGGAIICLSSIMGVAYGWDEHVHYSSAKAGVVGLVRGLAVEIAKRGIRVNGVAPGYTRTAQLLSEKNSLGPNADEIASPYIPMGRLGEPEEIASVIGFLASSEASYLTGQVVAVDGGLLPGRY, from the coding sequence ATGGACAGAAGAGTTGTAATTTTGACGGGCGCTGGGATCGGGATCGGCCGAGCCTCCGCCAAGAAATTTGCCGCGCAGGGCGATCACGTCGTCGTCACCGACGTGCTGACCGACGAGGGCGCGGCTACCGCCGCAGAAATCGTCAACGCTGGCGGTAGCGCCGAATTCATGCCGCTTGACGTGCGCGATACCGCGGCCGCGGATGCTCTCGTGGCGGATGTTGCCGAGCGCCATGGTCGCATCGACGTGATCGTGGCGAATGCAGGGATCGCCCACCGCGTCCCAATCGCCGAGATGACTGACGAGAAGTGGGATATGACCTTCGACATTGATCTGAAGGGCATGTTGCGGGTCATCCGCCCTTCATTGCCGGTAATGAAGGAGGGAGGCGCCATCATCTGTCTCAGCTCCATTATGGGCGTGGCGTATGGCTGGGACGAGCACGTCCACTACTCCTCCGCGAAGGCCGGGGTTGTGGGGCTTGTGCGGGGCCTGGCCGTGGAGATCGCCAAGCGTGGTATCCGGGTGAACGGCGTTGCGCCTGGCTATACGCGCACCGCTCAGCTTCTGAGCGAAAAGAACAGTCTTGGGCCGAACGCGGATGAGATAGCGTCGCCCTACATTCCGATGGGCAGATTGGGCGAACCAGAAGAAATCGCGAGCGTCATCGGTTTTCTTGCATCTTCCGAAGCCTCCTACCTGACAGGGCAGGTGGTTGCGGTTGATGGCGGCTTATTGCCGGGCCGCTACTGA
- a CDS encoding ABC transporter permease, giving the protein MEVRLLRPVLVLYTALFLLFLYGPMIILAILSFQGEGGGPQFPIQEWSIYWYKHLLGLAETSRVSQLPVGASLVRSLVLAFMTTVVSVTLGTMSAEAFRTRFKGAGPIFYLIILGMMVPGVLVGLGVALLSNFLDIGRAWWSTSFVLHVVYTFPFAFLVMLAIFNRFDRSVEEASLSLGVSPAQTFRRVTFPLIFPGVLSAMLFSFTLSYDEFSRTLFTAGADLTLPLSIYGTFSVEIYPNVFAFGVLTTLFSFTLLVIYGLLMKRFTARSKSRFAGQEEA; this is encoded by the coding sequence GTGGAAGTCCGTCTGCTCCGCCCCGTGCTGGTGCTCTACACCGCTCTGTTCCTGCTGTTCCTTTACGGGCCGATGATCATCCTTGCCATTCTTAGTTTCCAGGGAGAGGGCGGGGGCCCTCAGTTCCCGATCCAAGAGTGGTCGATCTACTGGTACAAGCATCTTCTCGGCCTGGCCGAAACCTCACGCGTGTCGCAGCTTCCGGTGGGCGCGAGCCTGGTGCGGTCGCTGGTGCTGGCTTTCATGACTACGGTCGTGTCGGTCACTTTGGGTACGATGAGCGCAGAAGCCTTCCGCACCCGTTTCAAGGGGGCCGGGCCGATCTTCTACCTTATCATCTTGGGCATGATGGTCCCGGGTGTTTTGGTTGGGCTTGGAGTGGCGCTACTGTCGAACTTCCTGGACATCGGCAGGGCTTGGTGGAGCACCTCTTTCGTGCTGCATGTTGTCTATACCTTTCCCTTCGCATTCCTCGTGATGCTCGCCATCTTCAACCGCTTCGACCGATCGGTCGAGGAAGCTTCGCTCTCGCTCGGCGTCAGCCCGGCGCAGACTTTCCGGCGCGTGACATTCCCGCTGATCTTTCCTGGGGTGCTCTCGGCCATGCTGTTTAGCTTCACGCTAAGCTATGACGAGTTTTCTCGCACGCTGTTTACCGCCGGTGCCGATCTGACGCTGCCGCTTTCGATCTATGGCACCTTCTCCGTCGAGATTTACCCCAATGTGTTCGCGTTCGGCGTGCTAACTACGCTGTTCAGTTTCACTCTGCTGGTGATCTACGGTCTGCTGATGAAACGCTTCACTGCGCGTTCGAAAAGCCGCTTTGCCGGCCAGGAGGAAGCATGA